One part of the Thiothrix nivea DSM 5205 genome encodes these proteins:
- a CDS encoding NapC/NirT family cytochrome c: MLKGLSRFLNKWSVITVMLIGVVAGIIFWGGFNTVLELTNTESFCISCHEMKDNVYQEYRNTIHYANRTGVRASCPDCHVPKDWTHKIIRKIKASNELYHKALGTIDTPEKFDAKRLELATHEWERMKANDSRECRNCHNYDYMDYTMQGPRGSAQHPAAFEEGKTCIDCHKGIAHELPDVSPLSDEQKKEYNLD; the protein is encoded by the coding sequence ATGTTGAAAGGTTTGTCACGCTTCCTGAACAAGTGGTCGGTCATTACCGTCATGCTGATCGGTGTTGTGGCCGGGATTATTTTCTGGGGCGGTTTCAACACCGTGCTGGAGCTGACCAATACCGAGTCATTCTGTATTTCCTGTCACGAAATGAAGGACAACGTGTATCAGGAATACCGCAACACCATCCACTACGCCAACCGTACCGGGGTGCGGGCAAGCTGCCCGGACTGCCATGTGCCCAAGGACTGGACACACAAGATCATCCGCAAGATCAAGGCCAGCAACGAGCTGTACCACAAGGCGCTGGGTACAATCGACACCCCGGAAAAATTTGATGCCAAGCGGCTGGAACTGGCCACCCACGAGTGGGAACGGATGAAAGCCAATGACTCGCGTGAATGCCGCAATTGCCACAACTACGACTACATGGATTACACCATGCAGGGGCCGCGCGGCTCTGCCCAACATCCGGCAGCCTTTGAGGAAGGTAAAACCTGTATCGACTGCCATAAAGGTATTGCCCATGAATTGCCGGATGTTTCCCCTTTGAGTGACGAACAGAAGAAGGAATACAACCTCGATTAA
- a CDS encoding nitrate reductase cytochrome c-type subunit: MKKTFILNIVLSLALGGMAANLYAEDAAKPADSAAAPAEEAKPADTATAPAEEAKPAETTTASTGGDTSASAAPTDVAEFTGQIGEIGGAAPDADSAAPEIKHRLDGAALDRNYFQQPPLIPHKVDEYRITVNNNKCMSCHSWDKYKESGATKISQTHFKDRDGKDHSTLAARRYFCTQCHVPQVDAAPLIENEFKPVDELNK; encoded by the coding sequence ATGAAAAAAACATTTATCCTGAACATTGTTCTCAGCCTGGCATTGGGCGGGATGGCGGCTAATCTGTATGCCGAAGACGCGGCCAAACCTGCGGATAGCGCAGCCGCTCCGGCAGAGGAAGCCAAACCGGCAGATACCGCTACTGCGCCTGCCGAAGAAGCCAAACCAGCGGAAACCACTACCGCCAGTACCGGAGGGGATACCAGCGCCAGCGCAGCTCCCACTGACGTAGCCGAATTCACTGGCCAGATCGGTGAAATTGGCGGCGCTGCCCCTGACGCTGACAGCGCTGCCCCGGAAATCAAACACCGTCTGGATGGTGCGGCTCTCGACCGCAACTACTTTCAGCAGCCACCACTGATTCCGCACAAGGTCGACGAGTACCGCATCACCGTCAACAACAACAAGTGCATGTCCTGCCATAGCTGGGACAAGTACAAGGAGTCAGGAGCTACCAAGATCAGCCAGACCCATTTCAAGGATCGTGATGGCAAGGATCATTCCACCCTGGCTGCCCGCCGTTACTTCTGCACCCAGTGCCATGTACCCCAGGTTGATGCGGCGCCACTGATTGAAAACGAGTTCAAACCTGTTGATGAACTGAACAAATAA
- the napH gene encoding quinol dehydrogenase ferredoxin subunit NapH, translating into MAGGRTPHPNPAPSRHGGDPLRGEGLKEKIVGAEAVRLKGWVGAHKYLILRRISQIGILALFMLSPWIAKQTEVWLVKGNLASSLTLDVLPLTDPYVLLQSLLAGLWPVTTGFIGAAIVLAFYLLVGGRVYCSWVCPINMVTDAAAWLRDKLAIKGGAHISRDTRYWILGFTLLLALITGTLAWELVNPVSMVFRGLVFGMGLGWGVIIAIFLLDLLVSRHAWCGSLCPVGAFYGLLGQASVLRVSAFQRAQCDDCMDCFKVCPEPQVIKLPLKGEAKGFGPVITSGHCTNCGRCIDVCAKDVFRFDVRVHNTTHNVLAKEVKEVVS; encoded by the coding sequence ATGGCTGGCGGAAGAACCCCTCACCCCAACCCCGCACCCAGCCGCCATGGCGGCGACCCTCTAAGGGGAGAGGGGCTAAAAGAGAAAATCGTGGGGGCGGAGGCTGTCAGGCTGAAAGGCTGGGTCGGTGCGCACAAGTATCTGATCCTGCGGCGCATCAGCCAGATCGGCATTCTGGCGTTGTTCATGCTCAGCCCGTGGATCGCCAAGCAGACCGAAGTGTGGCTGGTGAAAGGCAATCTGGCTTCCAGCCTGACGCTGGATGTGTTGCCACTGACCGACCCTTACGTGCTGTTGCAGTCGCTGCTGGCCGGATTGTGGCCGGTCACGACCGGCTTTATCGGCGCGGCCATCGTGCTGGCGTTTTACCTGCTGGTCGGTGGCAGGGTGTATTGCAGTTGGGTTTGCCCCATCAACATGGTGACGGATGCCGCTGCCTGGTTGCGCGACAAATTGGCTATCAAGGGGGGTGCTCACATCAGCCGCGACACCCGTTACTGGATTCTGGGTTTTACCCTGCTGCTGGCGCTGATCACCGGCACGCTTGCCTGGGAACTGGTCAACCCGGTGTCGATGGTGTTCCGTGGGCTGGTGTTCGGCATGGGGCTGGGCTGGGGTGTGATCATCGCCATTTTCCTGCTGGATTTGCTGGTCAGCCGTCATGCCTGGTGTGGCAGCCTGTGTCCGGTGGGCGCGTTTTACGGCCTGTTGGGTCAGGCCAGCGTGCTGCGCGTCAGCGCCTTCCAACGGGCGCAGTGTGATGACTGCATGGATTGTTTCAAGGTTTGCCCCGAGCCGCAGGTGATCAAGCTGCCGCTCAAGGGGGAGGCCAAAGGCTTTGGCCCGGTGATTACCTCCGGCCATTGCACCAATTGTGGGCGCTGCATTGATGTGTGCGCCAAGGATGTTTTCCGGTTTGACGTGCGTGTGCACAACACCACTCACAACGTACTTGCCAAAGAAGTGAAAGAGGTCGTGTCATGA
- the napG gene encoding ferredoxin-type protein NapG, with protein sequence MEATRRQFLLSTLKTASAVGLGALVLGLYSRQSRALPAPALRPPGALAEEDFLGACVRCGLCVRDCPYDTLKLAKVGETVALGTPYFTAREIPCEMCEDIPCVKACPTGALNHDLTDINQSRMGLAVVVDQEGCIAFQGLRCEVCYNVCPVRGKAITLEKQHNARTGRHAFFIPVVHSSDCTGCGKCEEACIVDGEAAIKVIPTHLAKSGGSGHYRFGWKEKAKHGGEALVAPDTEHKFNLPEGMRYDYEGKGLVIDPQPQEGLPQGSTPPAGSDSPFPDNPLETLNRKGAP encoded by the coding sequence ATGGAAGCTACCCGCCGCCAGTTTCTTCTCTCCACACTGAAGACAGCCAGTGCGGTCGGGCTGGGTGCGTTGGTGCTGGGGCTGTACAGCCGCCAGTCACGCGCCCTGCCCGCACCTGCCCTGCGCCCACCCGGTGCGTTGGCGGAGGAGGATTTTCTGGGAGCGTGCGTGCGCTGCGGCTTGTGTGTGCGGGATTGCCCCTACGACACGCTGAAGCTGGCGAAAGTGGGCGAAACGGTGGCATTGGGTACGCCCTATTTCACCGCGCGGGAGATTCCCTGCGAAATGTGCGAGGACATCCCCTGCGTAAAAGCCTGCCCGACCGGGGCGCTGAATCATGATCTGACCGACATCAACCAGTCGCGTATGGGGCTGGCCGTGGTTGTCGATCAGGAAGGTTGCATCGCCTTCCAGGGTTTGCGTTGCGAAGTCTGTTACAACGTCTGCCCGGTACGCGGCAAGGCGATCACGCTGGAAAAACAGCATAACGCCCGCACCGGCAGGCACGCTTTCTTCATTCCGGTGGTGCATTCCAGCGATTGCACCGGCTGCGGCAAATGCGAGGAAGCCTGCATTGTCGACGGCGAGGCTGCCATCAAGGTGATCCCGACCCATCTGGCGAAATCCGGTGGTTCCGGCCACTACCGTTTCGGCTGGAAAGAGAAAGCCAAACACGGCGGGGAAGCATTGGTTGCGCCGGATACCGAACACAAGTTCAACCTGCCGGAAGGGATGCGTTACGACTACGAAGGTAAAGGTCTGGTGATTGACCCGCAGCCGCAGGAAGGCTTGCCACAAGGCAGCACGCCACCTGCCGGAAGCGATTCGCCATTCCCGGACAATCCGCTGGAAACGCTTAATCGCAAAGGAGCGCCCTGA